In Solidesulfovibrio carbinoliphilus subsp. oakridgensis, the sequence TAGAGGTTGCAATCCAAATTATATTTCCTGGCTAAGAGGCAGTGCTGGGGCTATCTTCTGTTAATGTAGCAACATGGTTAATTTAGTGATGTGGCGGGCGCTATTTAGTTTCTGGATGCTTTGCTAGAAAATATGAAATAATTTTTAATGTATTTAATTTATACCCTTAGACTCCTTTAGGTATTTATAAGTTTACCTCATGAGTTTTTTTTGATAGATTCCTTTCAAGTATCCAGATAATTTGTTCTGTTTGTCATAAGAATTTTTATATTGTGCTGATTGTAACGTACTGCTGGCTTTCCGCCCTTGGAGCGTCAGTGCTAGGCGGCTAAGTGCTCTGAAGCTCCGCCGCAACGTCGGTGTTGATGAAGAAATTGCCCCCGGATTTACGACTTTGCTCTTACGCAGGGTGATGTACCGGCATCCACCTCTTTAAAAGTAAAATCTCACCAAAATGTTTGCCGGAGTTGAGCGCCAAGCCCACGCAGCGGTGTGCCGGTCACTCAACACCAAGTATCGGGTAGGAGGGGCCTAGAGACCCCCCTCCTACCCGATTGCGGGTCGGGCGTGTCAGAGGGGTAGACAACCACACGCTTGTCTCGCACCGTCTCCCACAGTCAAACAGGTGCACGTGGCGCACCGCAGAGATGTGGTGTTGCAGTAGCTTTGCAGCGCCTTGCCCCACCGGATCGGCTTATGGCTCCCCGGCATCCGTCCGATTTGCCCGACCAATTCCCAAATTCCGCCAAACCTGACCTGACGCAGTATCCATTTGGTCTTCTGTCTGTTGCACAAGCTGGAAGGAGAAAAGCCGTTGACATGAATCATATGAAATTTTATTCCTCCAAAAGGAAGATCAATTTGATAAAAAGGAGTTTCATATGATCGATAAAGAAATTTGGGCGGAAGCTTTGAATCTGGCGAAAGATCAGCTGCGACATGGCAAGGTTCATTTCAGCGAACTCGAAGTCGTGACCAAAAGCATCTACGAAAAGCTTTGTTCACTCCGGTGTGGTCCTGTCATCGATATCGAAGTCGAGGGACCGAAGCAGCTTGAGGCCACTCAAAAGCATGAGAAGACCAAAAAGTACGTGAAGTGTGCAATTTGCGGGAAAGAAGTCAAGACCTTGACGGAGCGGCATACCCGTTCCCATGGTCTGACCCGCAAAGAGTACATGGACAAATTCGTGGTGTCCAAGAAGGACATGTCCGTCAAGAGCACCAGAAAAACCACCACTGGCGAAGATAATCCTCTAAAGCAGATGCAGATGATCATGCAGGAATTTGGAGTGAAGAGGGGAGAGGTGAAGAGCTTCGTTATCGAGAAGGGCTTTGACGGTCTGAAAGGGCTTGTTGCTGCCGCCAAGGAAAAGAATGTCGGGATTCTTGAGTTGCTGAAAGAAGTCGATGCTCAAGATGCCAAGGGTAACAAGAAAAAATAGTTTTCGGCTACAGAGGAGAGCTTGCATCTATTCAGGCAACTGGTTGACGTGAGCTTCTTTTTTTCAGGGCTTAGTTATAAAGAAAAGCCCCGCCTCGGCGGGGCTTTTCGCTAAAAGCCTTCCTTTGTTAAAAATAACTCCAAGGCCGCACGTACCACTCGGGCATCTTTCTCGCGCCGTTTAAAGCAGTACAGGCGTAACCGTTCTGCAAGGGGTTCGGGCAGAACAATGTGTTTTCTCACACCTGCATTTTTGTGTGTTTGTGCATTTGCTGTTTTGTGATTTCCATCATCCGCGCTATTGTCTAAGGGCAGTTCTTGCTTAGTTGATGCCTGAAATGATTCTGTTTTTTTAAAAAGTTCACCGTTCTTAAGTCCCTTCCCAAGTCCGCTGGCCATGGTTAAGCCCCCCTCTTCTCAATTTCTTTTGCGAGTCTTTCGTAGTCCTCGGCACCCGCACTTCCCGGCCGATAGGCCATGATGTCCTTTCCGTGGCTTGGGGCTTCGGCAAGTGCCACCGCATCTCGAATTCGAGTTTCAAAAATCAGGTCAGGGAAGGCTCTTCGCAGCTCATTGAAAACATCACGATTCAGTGTCTTGCGTTTGTCGTAGAGAGTCACGACGATGCCCGCAGCCCGTAGAGTCGGGTTGAGTTCTTGGATCATGGCCACGGTGCTCTGGAGTAACTCAAGGCCCCGAAGCGCATGAAACTCGGCCTGCACGGGTATGATAAGTTCCCCGGCCGCCACCAGGGCGTTAACGGTCACAAGCCCCAGGTTGGGTGGGCAGTCGAGTAAAATATAGTCATAGCCCTCCACCTGGGACATGGCCTTTTTGAGCATGTTTTCCCGCCCGATTCTGCCTGCAAAGGCTAAGTCCGCTTGCGCTAGGCTCATGCCGGCAGGGAGCAGGTCAATGCCAGCCAGGCCCTCCACTGAACGTTTGATTTGTCCGACTGTGGCCCGACCATCAAGAACATCATAAAGATTTTTCTCAAGCTCCTCAGGTTCCACTCCGCAGGAAGCAGTCAAGCTCCCCTGGGCATCCAGGTCCACGAGGAGCACACTCCGACCGAACATTGCCAGGGCAGCACCAACGTTTTGCACGGTGGTCGTTTTCCCAACACCGCCCTTCTGGTTAGCAAAAGCGATTATCCGCATATGTGGTTTTCCCCTTTTGCGTTTTAACAAAAATACATATATACGTATCTGCTGATAATGGCAAGTGTTAAAATGTGCATTTTAGCGTTTGCCATTGAGAGAAAGGTGAAAAGGGCGGGCGGGGAGGTGCTAGCTGGTCCCGCCGCCCCTGCGCTGGAGCAGGCAGGTTGGAGCAGGAGGGGGGTGGAGTTGCCCCCGCTAAATACCATGTTGGCCATCCCCCTAGCTCAGGCTACGATCCGGACAATTGGTCCGGGCGCGTGCCCGCAACGACAAGGAGGCCACAATGAACAAAAGTTCGACTTCAAGGCTTGAGTCGTTCATCCGTGGTTTTGAATTCAAACCCTTTTCCGTTGGTATCGATGTCCACAAGAATTCCTACCACATCGCCTTACCACGAGAAGATGGGCAGTTTCATGTATGGGTTGCTCCTTCAAATCCTCTTGCTCTGGCCATTCGCCTGAAAGAACTTTCCTTATCTATTAGATGTATAGCCTACGAAGCAGGGCCAACAGGCTATACGCTTGCACGTGTGCTCCTGGCAGCGAACCTTCCGGCCATTGTCATCGCTCCCAATAAGATCCCGCGCCCGATTAGTGCCTCGGCCAAGACCGACAGCCTCGATTGCAGAAGGCTTGCTGACTATGCCGCTAAGGACATGCTCACGCCAATTGCCCTTCCAACCGAAGAGGAAGAGGCTCTCAGGACGCTTGTTCGACGGAGAAAGACCCTCACGGCTCAGCGCCGGCAGGTGAGGCAACGTATAAAGTCGTTGCTGCTCTACCATGGAATCCTGGAACCCCGAGGGCTGGAGAACTGGTCGAAGAAGGCGTTGGCGGGACTTGACGCTCTTCCCCTGCGCCCTGCGATAGCAAGTGCCTTGGGCAGTCTGCTCCGCGAGCACACTTTCGTCCAGCAAGAGGTCAACCTTGTCGATGATGCCATCGGCAAATCTTCCAGAGATGAACTTCCGCAAGGCGATCAAGCCTCGGCGGCAGAGTATCTCCAGACGGTGCCTGGTGTGGGGCCGGTTGTTGCCGCCACGTTCGTCACGGAGGTATTCCGGCCGCAGCGGTTTCAAAGGGGCGAGGAAGTGGCGAGCTATCTGGGGCTTGCGCCGACAGTAAGGCAGAGCGGAGAGCGGTCTGGCCAGGCCAGGCTTGCTCCTGGCGGCAAGAAATACTTGAAAAGCATTTTGGTAGAGGCTGCATGGACGGTGAAGCGTTACTGTCCATGGGCGGCCAACCTCTATGGCCGAATCGTCTCC encodes:
- a CDS encoding MucR family transcriptional regulator, giving the protein MIDKEIWAEALNLAKDQLRHGKVHFSELEVVTKSIYEKLCSLRCGPVIDIEVEGPKQLEATQKHEKTKKYVKCAICGKEVKTLTERHTRSHGLTRKEYMDKFVVSKKDMSVKSTRKTTTGEDNPLKQMQMIMQEFGVKRGEVKSFVIEKGFDGLKGLVAAAKEKNVGILELLKEVDAQDAKGNKKK
- a CDS encoding IS110 family transposase, with amino-acid sequence MNKSSTSRLESFIRGFEFKPFSVGIDVHKNSYHIALPREDGQFHVWVAPSNPLALAIRLKELSLSIRCIAYEAGPTGYTLARVLLAANLPAIVIAPNKIPRPISASAKTDSLDCRRLADYAAKDMLTPIALPTEEEEALRTLVRRRKTLTAQRRQVRQRIKSLLLYHGILEPRGLENWSKKALAGLDALPLRPAIASALGSLLREHTFVQQEVNLVDDAIGKSSRDELPQGDQASAAEYLQTVPGVGPVVAATFVTEVFRPQRFQRGEEVASYLGLAPTVRQSGERSGQARLAPGGKKYLKSILVEAAWTVKRYCPWAANLYGRIVSRTNVPQKAIVAVARKLAIILWRLSLEKRAYEPAMA
- a CDS encoding ParA family protein, translated to MRIIAFANQKGGVGKTTTVQNVGAALAMFGRSVLLVDLDAQGSLTASCGVEPEELEKNLYDVLDGRATVGQIKRSVEGLAGIDLLPAGMSLAQADLAFAGRIGRENMLKKAMSQVEGYDYILLDCPPNLGLVTVNALVAAGELIIPVQAEFHALRGLELLQSTVAMIQELNPTLRAAGIVVTLYDKRKTLNRDVFNELRRAFPDLIFETRIRDAVALAEAPSHGKDIMAYRPGSAGAEDYERLAKEIEKRGA